The window AGAGCATCTTGTCGTCGCCGAGGCGCTGCTCGAAGAGTGGGACGAGGGGGCGGGAGAAGAATGAGACGCCGTAGCATATCCCCATAGCTACGCCCCCGAGCGCGCCGAGGGAAATGCCTCGGCCCTCAAGATAGGGGAGCAGAAAATAATAGCCGCTCTCCATGGAGGCGCTGATAAAGGTGATAGAGAAAAATATGAGAATATAACCGAGTTCCGGGCTTAATATTTTCTTCGTCCCGTTCATCTCGCCATCTCTAATATCGCGTACGCCATCAGCCTCGTGCTTTCCATCAGGTTGGTGATCAAAAGCCTCTCGTTTGCTCCGTGCGCCCTGTCGTCCTCGTTTTCAAAGGTGGCCCCGTAGGGAACCATGTTGGGCATCCTCTTGGAGTATGTACCGCCGCACATACTGACGAGATAGGGCTCTTTACCGGTGGCGTTGTGATAGCCGCGCTGGAGGGTCTTTATCAGCGGATGCTCCGGGCTGTAGAAGAGCGGCGCCGCCTTCGCGAAGGGATCAAAGCTGCCGCCCGCCGCGGAGAAGGTCTGTTCCAGCGCAGCGCATACACTGTCGAAGGATATCGTCTCGGCTGGGATGTATATGCCGCAGGTGACGGTGATGGAATGCTTGTCGCCGCTGATTTTCGCCATATTCACGGTCAGCGCGCCGCAATGTGCGTGTGAGGCCCTTATGCCAAGCGAGCGGCCGTCCGCCTCCACGCCGATTTTGTCCGCGAGGAAACGCACGAATTTTCCGGCGCCGCCGCTGATTTCAGCGGCTTGGAGGAGGATCAGCAGTCTGCCGACGGCGTTTTCTCCAAGCTCGGGCAGTGTGGCGTGAGCCGCTTTCCCGTAAACGGTAATGGTAAGATGGTCGCTGGCGGCGGCTATTTTTGTTTTCCAGCCGTTCCTTTTAGCCGCGGCGGCAACGGCGCTTGCGGTTCTTTCAAGTGCCTGTATCTCTCCCCTGAGCACGGCCTCCGCTCTCGCGGGGACCGAGCCGACACTTTCACCGCCGGCTATCTTTTCCAAAGAAAGTCCTTCCTCTGAAGTTGTTTCAAATACCGCCGTGGAGGTAAATTTTATCGTTCCCTTTTCCGTATTGACTACCGGATAGGCTCCGTCAGGGGTAAAGGCGTAGAGCGGCGGCCGTTCACTTTTAAGATAAGCCTCCACGTCGCGCATTTTGCCGCTCTCTTCGTCCATGCCGAAGATTATCCGCACTCTCTTCGAAAGCGGGATACCGAGGTCTGCCACCGCCTTCAAGGCGTAGAGAGAGCTGAAAAGCGGTCCCTTATCGTCCTGCGTGCCGCGTCCGAGAATGGCCCCGTTTTTAACGCATCCGCAGAACGGCTCGAAATCCCAGCCCTCGCCGGGAGCCACCACGTCAAGGTGTCCCATGACGGCCACCGTCTCTTCTCCGTCGCCGTAATCGGCCCAGCATATTTTACCGTCCAGATCCGTAACTTTGAAATCCAGCTGTCTGGCGCAGGCCATCGCGTGGTCGGCGGCGCGGGCTATCTCCATGCCGTAGGGAAAACCGCTGGCGTCCTCCGCGCAGAGGCTGGGAATGCGTACACTTTCACATACGCTCTGCACCAGCCGCGGAAGATATGATTTTACGATCCTGTCGAGCCTCTCGTTCATTGCAGAAGCCTAGAGAAAATCGCAGATGTAT of the Cloacibacillus sp. genome contains:
- a CDS encoding Sapep family Mn(2+)-dependent dipeptidase, with the translated sequence MNERLDRIVKSYLPRLVQSVCESVRIPSLCAEDASGFPYGMEIARAADHAMACARQLDFKVTDLDGKICWADYGDGEETVAVMGHLDVVAPGEGWDFEPFCGCVKNGAILGRGTQDDKGPLFSSLYALKAVADLGIPLSKRVRIIFGMDEESGKMRDVEAYLKSERPPLYAFTPDGAYPVVNTEKGTIKFTSTAVFETTSEEGLSLEKIAGGESVGSVPARAEAVLRGEIQALERTASAVAAAAKRNGWKTKIAAASDHLTITVYGKAAHATLPELGENAVGRLLILLQAAEISGGAGKFVRFLADKIGVEADGRSLGIRASHAHCGALTVNMAKISGDKHSITVTCGIYIPAETISFDSVCAALEQTFSAAGGSFDPFAKAAPLFYSPEHPLIKTLQRGYHNATGKEPYLVSMCGGTYSKRMPNMVPYGATFENEDDRAHGANERLLITNLMESTRLMAYAILEMAR